From the genome of Scytonema hofmannii PCC 7110, one region includes:
- a CDS encoding J domain-containing protein: protein MQQSSKPTYYSLLGLHPSASAIEIRRAYRELSKCYHPDTTSLPAALATAKFQQLNEAYATLSNPERRFSYDLKIGYLRFGVIQAPTDLNHPVSKSYDWSKSTYLDASDRPLSAGEIFALFILGLTLIGCLLLAIAIGLTRGEAAF, encoded by the coding sequence ATCCAACAAAGCAGCAAGCCGACATATTACTCACTGTTAGGACTGCATCCCTCGGCATCAGCGATTGAAATCCGTCGCGCTTACCGGGAACTGAGTAAGTGTTACCACCCAGATACAACAAGTCTACCTGCTGCTTTAGCGACAGCTAAATTTCAGCAACTTAACGAGGCTTACGCCACCCTCAGCAATCCAGAACGACGGTTTAGTTACGATCTCAAAATAGGGTACTTGCGCTTTGGGGTGATTCAAGCGCCCACTGACTTAAACCATCCTGTCTCCAAGTCTTACGACTGGTCTAAATCCACTTATCTAGACGCAAGCGATCGCCCTCTCTCCGCAGGGGAAATTTTTGCTTTGTTTATTCTGGGTTTAACACTTATAGGTTGTTTGCTATTAGCAATTGCTATTGGCTTAACCCGTGGCGAAGCTGCTTTTTAA
- a CDS encoding DnaJ C-terminal domain-containing protein, protein MQNLQNFRDYYEILGVTKDASNEEIKKNYRRLARQYHPDLNPGNKAAEEKFKVIGEAYEVLSDTTKRAQYDQFSRFWKQKGFDKQAPQDKRWSDTRSNGRSSNEKVDFGNYSEFDSFINQVIGVGARRDRNGTSTNNTDSDPFRSPRTKEYVTVNSRPSRRDIEARLTLPLEKAYRGGTERIRLEDGRSLEVSMPSGMVTGQTIRLKNQGINGGDLYLKITVDPHTLFKVEGSNILCQVPVTPTEAVLGGQIEAPTLDGLVKMSIPSGVRSGQRFRLAQKGYPKENGERGDQLVEIQIVAPKNITQQERELYEKLRQLENFKPRADLLK, encoded by the coding sequence ATGCAGAATTTGCAGAACTTTCGAGATTACTACGAGATTTTGGGAGTCACTAAAGATGCCTCAAATGAAGAAATTAAAAAGAATTACCGACGATTAGCGCGACAGTATCATCCAGACCTGAATCCGGGAAACAAAGCAGCAGAAGAAAAATTTAAGGTCATTGGAGAGGCATACGAAGTTCTTTCAGATACCACAAAACGAGCACAATATGACCAGTTTAGTCGCTTTTGGAAACAAAAAGGTTTTGATAAACAAGCACCACAAGATAAGCGTTGGAGCGATACCCGTTCTAACGGTCGCTCAAGTAATGAAAAGGTAGACTTTGGTAATTATTCTGAATTTGATAGTTTTATTAATCAAGTCATTGGTGTTGGGGCGCGCAGAGACAGGAATGGCACCTCTACCAATAATACTGACAGCGATCCATTCCGCAGCCCAAGAACAAAAGAATACGTTACAGTCAACTCCCGCCCCAGTCGTCGAGATATAGAAGCAAGATTGACCTTACCATTAGAGAAAGCTTACAGGGGTGGAACTGAGAGAATTCGTTTGGAAGATGGGCGATCGCTAGAAGTGAGTATGCCATCAGGTATGGTTACAGGTCAAACAATTCGCCTCAAAAATCAAGGTATCAATGGAGGCGATTTATATTTAAAAATTACGGTTGACCCCCACACCCTGTTTAAGGTAGAGGGATCAAACATCCTCTGCCAAGTACCAGTCACCCCTACCGAAGCAGTTTTGGGAGGACAGATAGAAGCACCAACTCTAGATGGACTGGTGAAAATGTCGATTCCTTCAGGAGTGCGATCGGGTCAGCGTTTTCGCCTTGCTCAAAAAGGATATCCTAAAGAAAACGGCGAACGTGGCGACCAACTTGTAGAAATTCAAATTGTGGCTCCCAAAAATATCACCCAGCAAGAACGCGAACTCTACGAAAAGTTACGGCAACTGGAAAATTTTAAACCCCGTGCCGATTTACTAAAGTAG
- the dnaK gene encoding molecular chaperone DnaK, translating to MGKVVGIDLGTTNSVVAVMEGGKPVVIANAEGMRTTPSVVGFTKEGERVVGQMARRQTLLNPQNTFFAVKRFIGRRYGELNPESKRIPYTIRKDELGNIKIACPRMNKDYAPEEISAMVLKKLAEDASKYLGEPVTGAVITVPAYFNDSQRQATRDAGRIAGLEVLRILNEPTAASLAYGMDRNDNQTILVFDLGGGTFDVSILDVGDGVFEVKSTSGDTQLGGNDFDKRIVDWLAEKFLETEGVDLRRERQSLQRLLEASEKAKIELSAVSVTDINLPFIASTEDGPVHLETRLSRSEFEGLCDDLLGRVRIPVKRAMKDAGLTPADIDEVVLVGGSTRMPMVQQLVRAMIGKEPNQNVNPDEVVAVGAAIQAGILAGEFKDVLLLDVTPLSLGLETIGGVMKKLIPRNTTIPVRRSDIFSTSDNNQNSVEIHVVQGEREMASDNKSLGRFKLYGIPPAPRGIPQIQVSFDIDANGILQVTALDRTTGREQSITIQGASTLTEGEIRKAIQDAEKYSEVDRQRKERVEKRTRSEALILQAERQLREVALDFGMQFARNRRQRIDNICRELRESLQANDDRGIDQAYADLQDALYDLNREVRQYYAEDEEDDLFGTIREIFTGDKEKERDRDRDYYGRDSGGRDYGGSRDYGNKDYGGRDYGNKDYGGRDYDRASYDRGGRSSYDSGSSRKSRPSYQDNWDDDDDWL from the coding sequence ATGGGCAAGGTAGTCGGCATTGACTTGGGTACAACCAACTCAGTAGTTGCCGTCATGGAGGGTGGCAAGCCGGTGGTGATTGCCAATGCAGAAGGAATGCGAACAACCCCCTCCGTCGTTGGCTTCACAAAAGAAGGCGAGAGAGTTGTCGGGCAAATGGCGCGACGGCAAACCCTCCTCAACCCACAAAATACCTTTTTCGCCGTCAAACGTTTCATTGGGCGTAGGTATGGTGAACTCAACCCAGAATCAAAGCGCATTCCCTACACCATCCGCAAGGACGAATTAGGTAATATCAAGATTGCCTGTCCCCGGATGAACAAGGACTATGCTCCAGAAGAAATTTCGGCAATGGTGCTGAAGAAACTGGCAGAAGATGCCAGTAAATACCTGGGTGAACCTGTTACGGGAGCAGTGATTACCGTACCTGCCTATTTTAATGATTCTCAACGCCAAGCAACACGAGATGCAGGAAGGATAGCGGGATTAGAAGTCCTGCGAATTCTCAATGAACCAACGGCTGCATCCCTAGCTTATGGAATGGATCGCAACGACAACCAAACCATACTCGTTTTTGACTTGGGCGGTGGTACTTTTGACGTCTCAATTCTGGATGTAGGCGATGGGGTATTTGAAGTCAAATCCACAAGTGGAGATACACAACTCGGTGGCAATGATTTTGATAAGAGAATCGTAGATTGGTTGGCAGAAAAATTCTTGGAAACCGAAGGGGTTGATTTAAGACGAGAACGACAATCTTTGCAGCGTCTGCTAGAAGCATCTGAGAAAGCCAAAATAGAACTTTCAGCAGTGAGCGTTACAGACATCAATTTACCATTTATCGCTTCAACTGAAGATGGCCCCGTCCATTTAGAAACCCGTCTCAGCCGTTCTGAATTTGAAGGTTTGTGCGATGACTTGTTAGGGCGGGTGCGTATCCCCGTTAAACGAGCGATGAAAGATGCTGGTTTGACACCTGCAGATATTGATGAAGTAGTACTGGTAGGTGGTTCTACCCGGATGCCAATGGTGCAGCAACTCGTGCGAGCAATGATTGGGAAAGAACCTAACCAAAATGTCAATCCTGATGAAGTTGTTGCTGTAGGTGCAGCAATACAAGCAGGTATTTTGGCAGGTGAGTTTAAGGATGTTCTTCTACTTGATGTAACTCCTCTGTCTCTGGGTTTGGAAACCATCGGTGGCGTGATGAAAAAACTGATTCCCCGTAACACCACTATACCAGTTCGTCGCTCTGACATTTTTTCAACGTCTGACAACAACCAGAACAGCGTGGAAATTCATGTCGTTCAGGGCGAACGAGAAATGGCATCTGATAACAAGTCTTTAGGACGGTTTAAGCTGTATGGGATTCCACCTGCACCACGTGGAATTCCGCAAATTCAAGTGTCTTTTGATATAGATGCTAACGGCATTTTACAGGTAACAGCCCTGGATAGAACTACAGGTCGAGAGCAAAGTATCACAATACAAGGTGCTTCTACCCTAACTGAGGGAGAAATTAGGAAGGCAATTCAGGATGCTGAGAAATATTCGGAAGTTGACAGACAGCGTAAAGAACGGGTAGAAAAGCGGACTCGATCTGAAGCCTTAATATTACAGGCGGAACGACAACTCAGAGAAGTGGCGTTGGATTTTGGTATGCAATTTGCCCGCAACCGTCGCCAAAGAATTGATAATATTTGCCGAGAACTACGGGAGAGTTTACAAGCAAATGATGACCGAGGTATTGACCAAGCATACGCTGACTTACAAGATGCTCTGTACGATCTAAACCGCGAAGTTCGCCAGTACTACGCTGAAGATGAAGAGGATGACTTGTTTGGTACTATCCGTGAAATCTTTACTGGCGATAAAGAAAAAGAACGGGATCGCGATCGCGATTACTATGGCAGAGACTCCGGTGGTAGGGACTATGGTGGTAGTAGGGACTATGGTAATAAAGACTATGGCGGTAGGGACTATGGTAATAAAGACTATGGCGGTAGGGACTACGATCGCGCTTCCTACGACAGAGGTGGTCGTTCCTCCTATGACAGTGGTTCTTCTCGCAAGTCTCGTCCTAGCTACCAAGATAACTGGGATGATGATGACGATTGGTTGTAA
- a CDS encoding M28 family peptidase, giving the protein MNLKNQLENHLTYIACDRDPYLASAGHFFVQEYICQQFALWGSVEIHTFRVGVKTCKNFILNLPATDSAQGDLPPILIGAHYDAVPGTPGADDNATGVAVLLELARMFTTQPVKYPLRLVAFDMEEYGLLGSADYAAKLKQEQQPLRLMISLEMLGYCDPTPGSQAYPPPLEKFYPNRGDFIALIGNWRTIRDVISLSRSIRKVGVSSQWLPVPNRGLIVPQTRRSDHAPFWDAGYPAIMVTDTAFMRNPHYHKPSDTIATLDLDFLTGVCQGLEIGIRRL; this is encoded by the coding sequence GTGAATCTCAAGAATCAACTGGAAAACCACCTCACTTATATAGCCTGCGATCGCGATCCCTATCTGGCAAGTGCCGGACATTTCTTCGTCCAAGAATACATTTGTCAACAATTTGCTCTCTGGGGAAGTGTGGAAATCCACACCTTTAGAGTTGGGGTCAAAACCTGCAAAAATTTCATCTTAAATTTACCTGCTACTGATTCTGCTCAAGGAGATTTGCCACCCATTCTAATTGGTGCTCATTACGATGCAGTACCGGGAACTCCCGGAGCTGATGATAATGCTACAGGTGTCGCAGTGCTGTTAGAATTGGCGAGAATGTTTACAACTCAGCCAGTAAAGTATCCTTTGCGACTAGTAGCGTTTGATATGGAAGAGTACGGCTTGTTAGGTAGTGCTGATTATGCAGCCAAGCTCAAGCAAGAACAGCAACCGCTACGCCTCATGATTTCTCTAGAAATGTTAGGTTACTGCGATCCAACACCAGGTTCCCAAGCTTACCCACCTCCTTTGGAAAAATTTTACCCAAATCGTGGTGATTTTATTGCTCTCATTGGTAATTGGCGGACAATTCGCGACGTAATTTCTCTAAGCCGCAGTATTCGCAAAGTGGGTGTCTCCAGCCAGTGGCTACCAGTACCAAATAGAGGTTTAATCGTTCCCCAAACAAGACGAAGCGACCATGCACCTTTTTGGGATGCTGGTTACCCAGCAATTATGGTAACAGACACGGCATTTATGCGGAATCCTCACTATCACAAACCCAGTGATACTATTGCAACGTTGGATTTAGATTTTTTAACTGGGGTGTGTCAAGGTTTGGAAATAGGAATTCGGCGATTGTAA
- a CDS encoding bestrophin family protein, whose translation MKLAETSKWLQIAFQLEGSVIQSIYRRVIGCGLFSFGISILYNLKLPVFQPILANVIPSIVLGLLLVFRTNTAYERFWEGRKIWGNMVNDVRNLARQIWVSIDEISPEDKDKKIRVLRLLVAFAVATKLHLRGKGVNKELEELMPISKYLTLQTMNNPPLEIAFWIGDYLQIQYNRNCLNSYQLTTLQELLNSLVDSLGACERILKTPIPLAYAIHLKQLLLLYCLLLPFQLVESLGWWTGIIAALVSFTLFGIEAIGLEIENPFGFDQNDLPLDTICTTMKRNIEDLISLTPSVHFRVEKGVVTSDQ comes from the coding sequence ATGAAGTTAGCAGAAACATCGAAGTGGCTTCAAATAGCCTTTCAGTTAGAAGGCTCAGTTATTCAGTCAATTTATAGACGCGTTATTGGATGCGGTCTTTTTAGTTTTGGAATTTCTATTCTTTATAATTTAAAACTGCCTGTCTTCCAACCAATACTAGCCAATGTGATTCCCAGCATTGTTTTAGGGTTATTACTAGTTTTTCGTACTAATACAGCTTACGAACGTTTTTGGGAAGGAAGAAAAATTTGGGGTAATATGGTCAATGATGTCCGAAATCTAGCCAGACAAATTTGGGTATCAATAGATGAAATTAGCCCAGAAGATAAAGATAAAAAAATAAGAGTTTTACGATTATTAGTTGCTTTTGCTGTGGCAACAAAATTACATTTGCGTGGCAAAGGGGTTAATAAAGAGTTAGAAGAACTCATGCCCATTTCTAAATATCTGACATTGCAAACAATGAACAACCCCCCCTTGGAAATAGCTTTCTGGATTGGGGATTACCTACAAATACAGTACAATCGTAATTGTCTAAATAGCTACCAGTTAACAACATTACAAGAATTATTAAACAGCTTAGTAGATAGTTTAGGAGCTTGCGAGCGCATTTTAAAAACTCCTATACCGCTAGCTTATGCCATTCATCTCAAGCAGTTGCTGTTACTTTATTGTCTTTTATTACCTTTTCAACTTGTAGAGAGTTTGGGTTGGTGGACGGGTATAATCGCTGCTTTAGTTAGTTTTACTTTGTTTGGTATTGAAGCGATTGGTTTAGAGATAGAAAACCCTTTTGGTTTCGATCAAAATGACTTGCCGTTAGATACTATTTGTACCACCATGAAAAGGAATATTGAAGACTTAATCAGTCTAACGCCTAGCGTTCACTTCAGAGTAGAGAAGGGAGTGGTGACCAGTGACCAGTGA
- a CDS encoding lecithin retinol acyltransferase family protein — protein MARGDHIYVSFFFDGFPVTHHGIDYGDSYIIHYDMQKVSIIPKNRFGKGRKIHVKEYGSCDTNDIVVQRAKSKLYEKAYNVFFNNCEHFAYYCKTGQHKSEQVKKFGAISSGVVAGSIVGLGTQLATQQAAKVVVQAVNPISQTIINTAIQQAPTVAGSTAGSIAGLGSFVSSVTTDLVVRKVLEDDENLPKRERDARKNARRAGRFASTTAGVAGTLAAAIVGGSGAVALGVAAPAILGIGIGLLTYYIVKSNQNQTDALSPESLTFSN, from the coding sequence ATGGCAAGAGGAGATCATATTTACGTCAGTTTTTTCTTTGATGGCTTTCCTGTCACTCATCATGGAATTGACTACGGCGATAGTTACATTATTCATTACGATATGCAAAAAGTTTCTATCATTCCTAAAAACAGATTTGGGAAGGGCAGAAAAATTCATGTAAAAGAGTACGGAAGTTGTGATACCAATGACATTGTCGTGCAACGAGCTAAGAGTAAGTTATATGAGAAGGCATACAACGTTTTTTTTAATAACTGCGAGCATTTTGCTTATTACTGCAAAACAGGTCAGCACAAAAGCGAGCAAGTGAAAAAGTTTGGTGCAATTAGCAGTGGTGTTGTAGCTGGAAGTATAGTTGGTTTGGGAACACAACTCGCCACTCAACAAGCAGCTAAAGTTGTAGTGCAAGCTGTCAATCCAATATCACAAACAATTATTAATACTGCAATTCAACAAGCACCGACTGTAGCAGGTAGCACTGCGGGGAGTATTGCAGGCTTGGGGAGTTTTGTGAGTAGTGTCACAACTGATTTAGTCGTCAGAAAAGTACTGGAAGATGATGAAAATTTACCCAAACGTGAACGTGATGCCAGAAAAAATGCCAGACGTGCAGGAAGATTTGCATCAACAACAGCAGGGGTTGCAGGAACTCTGGCTGCTGCGATAGTGGGTGGTAGTGGTGCAGTTGCTCTTGGTGTTGCTGCTCCAGCTATTCTAGGAATAGGAATCGGTTTATTGACTTATTACATAGTAAAAAGTAATCAAAATCAAACTGATGCTCTTTCTCCAGAAAGTCTCACTTTCTCTAACTGA
- a CDS encoding DUF2945 domain-containing protein, which translates to MTDEFKKGDKVQWKTSRGETTGEVEKKLTSPTEIKGHHVAAAKDNPEYLVKSDKTGKEAAHKPNALEKIEE; encoded by the coding sequence GTGACAGACGAATTTAAGAAAGGCGACAAGGTTCAATGGAAAACCTCACGAGGTGAAACTACTGGTGAGGTAGAAAAAAAACTGACTTCCCCTACGGAGATAAAAGGACATCACGTTGCAGCTGCAAAAGATAATCCTGAGTATTTGGTCAAAAGTGACAAAACAGGAAAAGAAGCTGCTCATAAACCTAACGCTCTTGAAAAAATCGAGGAGTGA
- a CDS encoding DUF3140 domain-containing protein, producing MSQSVKSVIDEFHSSVNMTAKELIAWLETEESQAVGQKKEDDESIGHKSGKHIVEVLQKEKNEYTDDDISHMKKVISYIHRHLAQQPEGDVEHTRWRYSLMNWGHDPLN from the coding sequence ATGAGTCAAAGTGTCAAATCGGTTATCGACGAATTTCACTCCTCAGTTAATATGACAGCTAAAGAACTCATAGCTTGGCTGGAAACTGAGGAATCACAAGCGGTTGGTCAGAAGAAAGAAGACGATGAATCAATTGGACATAAATCTGGTAAGCACATCGTCGAAGTGTTGCAAAAGGAAAAAAATGAGTACACTGATGATGATATATCGCACATGAAAAAAGTCATCAGTTATATTCATCGTCATTTAGCACAACAACCTGAAGGAGATGTTGAGCATACACGTTGGCGCTACTCTTTGATGAATTGGGGACACGATCCATTAAATTAG
- a CDS encoding late competence development ComFB family protein has translation MKTVVNLTEQSVIKEIESILDNYPYYPYQQAFAIPDLRQELIAYVLSRIPCFYSAVEPEKAYWSSYKLRRQPLEQQLHLENLIQQGIFSLIQEKSDWVSHHLCEMVKPDCEPSHWFG, from the coding sequence ATGAAAACAGTTGTCAACTTGACAGAGCAGTCCGTCATAAAAGAAATTGAAAGCATTTTAGACAATTATCCCTATTATCCTTATCAACAGGCTTTTGCTATTCCAGACCTACGACAAGAACTAATAGCTTACGTTCTCAGCCGTATTCCTTGTTTTTACAGTGCAGTTGAACCAGAAAAAGCTTATTGGTCAAGCTATAAGTTGCGCCGTCAACCTTTAGAACAGCAACTCCATCTAGAGAATTTGATTCAACAAGGTATCTTTTCTCTTATTCAAGAAAAGTCAGATTGGGTCAGCCATCATTTATGTGAAATGGTCAAACCCGATTGTGAACCCTCTCACTGGTTTGGCTAA